In Mangrovivirga cuniculi, the following proteins share a genomic window:
- the atpG gene encoding ATP synthase F1 subunit gamma, with translation MANLKEIKSRINSVVSTQQITKAMKMVSAAKLRRAQDSIIQMRPYADKLSAILGKVSSGLSEDSEVSSPYAEEREVKNVLLIVISSDKGLCGSFNTNVIRTATNHLEENYSDHLKNDNVTILPIGKRANDHFKKRGYNVVSDFAEIFIDLNFGAVRDAAEFAMKGFVDGKFDKVEIAYNEFKNVATQILRVEQFLPLVPSEPAEDEEMSNVEYIFEPDESYIITELIPKSLKIQLYKAVLESNAAEHGARMTAMDKATDNAGELLKDLRLTYNRSRQAAITTEILEIVSGAEALGK, from the coding sequence ATGGCGAATTTAAAGGAAATAAAAAGCAGAATAAATTCGGTAGTATCTACTCAGCAGATTACCAAAGCGATGAAAATGGTATCTGCAGCGAAACTCCGAAGAGCTCAGGATAGCATTATCCAGATGAGGCCTTATGCTGATAAACTTTCTGCAATTCTAGGGAAAGTGTCATCCGGCTTATCTGAGGATAGTGAGGTTTCTAGTCCTTATGCTGAAGAAAGAGAAGTTAAGAATGTATTATTGATCGTAATTAGTTCTGATAAGGGACTATGTGGATCTTTTAATACTAACGTAATCCGAACAGCGACTAATCACCTGGAAGAAAATTACAGTGATCATTTAAAAAATGATAATGTAACTATCCTTCCTATCGGTAAGAGAGCAAATGATCATTTCAAGAAGCGAGGTTACAATGTAGTTTCTGACTTTGCAGAGATTTTTATTGATTTGAATTTTGGAGCTGTTCGTGACGCAGCGGAATTCGCTATGAAAGGATTCGTTGATGGTAAATTCGATAAAGTAGAAATTGCATATAACGAATTCAAAAATGTTGCTACTCAGATTTTGAGGGTGGAACAATTCCTTCCTTTGGTTCCTTCAGAGCCGGCAGAGGATGAGGAAATGAGCAATGTAGAATACATTTTTGAGCCGGATGAGTCATATATCATCACTGAATTGATTCCTAAGAGTTTAAAAATTCAGCTATATAAGGCTGTATTAGAATCTAATGCTGCTGAACATGGAGCAAGGATGACAGCAATGGACAAAGCGACAGATAACGCAGGCGAATTGCTTAAAGACCTTAGACTTACTTATAACAGATCTCGTCAGGCAGCTATTACTACTGAGATTCTTGAGATCGTTTCCGGAGCAGAAGCACTCGGAAAATAA
- the atpA gene encoding F0F1 ATP synthase subunit alpha, protein MADVRPDEVSAILREELSGVRSEAELQEVGTVLTIGDGVARIYGLTKAQSGELLEFDNGTKAMVLNLEEDNVGAVILGDSEGIKEGDSVKRTNKISSIKVGEGMLGRVVNMLGEPIDGKGAIEGETFEMPLERKAPGVIYRQPVNEPLQTGIKSIDAMIPIGRGQRELIIGDRQTGKTAVAIDTIINQKEFYDRGEPVYCIYCAVGQKASTVAQVVAALEKAGAMDYTVVVSAAASDSAPEQFYAPFTAAAIGEYFRDTGRPALVVFDDLSKQAVAYREVSLLLRRPPGREAYPGDVFYLHSRLLERAAKVIDNDEIASNMNDLPPSLKGKVKGGGSLTALPIIETQAGDVSAYIPTNVISITDGQIFLETNLFLSGIRPAINVGISVSRVGGSAQIKSMKKVAGTLKLDQAQFRELEAFAKFGSDLDAATKLTIERGRRNQEILKQPQYSPQPVEEQVAIIYASTKGKLDNVPLDRVKEFEYEFLDLLRAQHNEVLEGLKAGKLDDNITSTLGTVAENLAKKY, encoded by the coding sequence ATGGCGGACGTAAGACCTGATGAAGTTTCAGCAATACTGAGGGAAGAGCTCTCGGGAGTAAGATCTGAAGCCGAACTACAAGAAGTAGGTACTGTATTAACTATTGGTGACGGTGTTGCCCGTATATACGGTTTGACTAAAGCACAATCCGGAGAATTATTAGAATTCGACAATGGAACTAAAGCGATGGTATTGAACCTTGAAGAGGACAATGTCGGTGCTGTAATCCTTGGCGATTCTGAAGGTATCAAAGAAGGTGACTCAGTTAAGCGTACTAATAAAATTTCATCTATTAAAGTAGGTGAAGGAATGTTAGGACGTGTAGTTAACATGCTTGGTGAGCCAATTGACGGTAAAGGTGCTATCGAAGGTGAAACTTTCGAAATGCCATTGGAGAGAAAAGCTCCTGGTGTTATCTATCGTCAGCCGGTAAACGAACCGCTTCAAACAGGTATTAAGTCTATCGACGCAATGATTCCGATTGGTCGAGGTCAGCGTGAGTTGATCATTGGAGACCGTCAGACTGGTAAAACAGCAGTTGCGATCGATACAATTATAAACCAAAAAGAATTTTATGACAGAGGCGAGCCTGTTTACTGTATCTATTGTGCAGTTGGACAGAAAGCTTCGACAGTAGCACAGGTTGTTGCTGCATTAGAAAAAGCCGGTGCGATGGATTACACTGTAGTTGTTTCCGCTGCTGCTTCTGATTCAGCTCCAGAGCAATTTTATGCTCCATTTACTGCTGCTGCTATCGGTGAGTACTTCAGAGATACAGGGCGTCCAGCATTGGTTGTATTTGACGACCTTTCAAAGCAAGCTGTAGCTTATCGTGAGGTTTCTCTTCTACTAAGAAGACCTCCGGGACGTGAGGCATATCCTGGTGACGTATTTTACCTTCACTCTCGTTTATTAGAGAGAGCAGCAAAAGTGATCGACAATGATGAGATCGCATCTAACATGAACGACCTTCCTCCTTCATTAAAAGGAAAAGTAAAAGGTGGTGGTTCATTAACTGCACTTCCAATTATCGAAACACAAGCTGGTGACGTTTCTGCTTATATCCCGACTAACGTAATTTCAATTACTGATGGTCAGATATTCCTTGAAACTAACCTTTTCCTTTCTGGTATCCGTCCTGCAATTAACGTAGGTATCTCGGTATCTCGAGTTGGAGGTTCTGCTCAGATTAAATCAATGAAGAAAGTAGCTGGTACTCTTAAATTAGACCAGGCTCAGTTCCGTGAACTTGAAGCGTTTGCTAAATTCGGTTCTGACCTTGATGCAGCTACAAAACTGACAATTGAGAGAGGTAGAAGAAACCAGGAAATTCTAAAGCAACCTCAGTATTCTCCGCAACCGGTAGAAGAGCAGGTAGCTATCATTTATGCTTCAACTAAAGGTAAACTTGATAATGTTCCTTTAGACAGAGTAAAGGAATTTGAGTATGAATTTCTTGATCTGTTAAGAGCTCAGCATAATGAAGTTCTTGAAGGGCTTAAAGCTGGAAAACTTGATGATAACATCACTTCTACTTTAGGTACTGTTGCTGAAAATCTTGCAAAAAAATATTAA
- the atpE gene encoding ATP synthase F0 subunit C, translated as MLLQILAENLGLLGAALGAGLVAVGAGVGIGKIGSSAMEAMARQPEAAGKVQTAMLIIAALIEVVSLFGVVVCFIIATA; from the coding sequence ATGTTGTTACAAATTTTAGCGGAGAACCTTGGATTATTAGGTGCAGCTTTAGGTGCCGGACTAGTAGCGGTTGGCGCTGGTGTAGGTATCGGTAAAATTGGTAGTTCTGCAATGGAAGCTATGGCTCGTCAGCCAGAAGCTGCCGGAAAAGTTCAGACTGCTATGCTTATCATTGCAGCACTAATCGAGGTAGTATCTCTTTTCGGTGTAGTTGTATGTTTTATCATCGCTACTGCTTAA
- a CDS encoding class I SAM-dependent methyltransferase, which yields MDKVINSYDKIASFYDQLGQLVFNGALKKAQVELLNGYKGKNILIIGAGTGSALKDFEADQFESIDLLDISEQMHDRFFDTGISKSPNINYFLKDGRIPDLQKHYELIMFPFFLDQFDEEEIRKILISYRSTQSKFDDLAIIDFTKPKKFKHKVIAKIMLYFFRITTGYTLNKIPSIFKVSDEILSDAKKKEKHYYGSFIKSSVYSCI from the coding sequence ATGGATAAAGTAATTAATTCATATGACAAAATAGCTTCGTTTTATGACCAATTAGGACAACTGGTATTTAATGGTGCTTTAAAAAAAGCACAAGTCGAATTATTAAATGGATATAAGGGAAAGAACATCTTGATCATTGGAGCCGGAACAGGTAGTGCTTTAAAGGATTTCGAAGCTGATCAGTTCGAATCTATCGATCTTCTTGATATTAGTGAACAAATGCATGATAGGTTTTTCGATACAGGGATCAGTAAGTCTCCAAATATCAATTATTTTTTGAAAGATGGTAGAATTCCTGATTTACAAAAACATTATGAACTGATAATGTTCCCTTTTTTTCTGGATCAATTTGACGAAGAGGAAATCAGAAAAATATTAATTAGTTACCGCTCAACTCAATCAAAGTTTGATGATCTTGCTATCATAGATTTTACAAAGCCAAAAAAATTTAAGCATAAAGTGATCGCTAAAATTATGTTGTATTTTTTTAGAATTACAACAGGATATACCCTGAATAAAATCCCCTCTATTTTCAAGGTTTCAGATGAGATATTAAGTGATGCAAAGAAGAAAGAAAAACATTATTACGGATCATTTATTAAATCATCTGTTTACAGCTGCATATAA
- the atpH gene encoding ATP synthase F1 subunit delta encodes MSEIRVASIYAKSLLELAKEKGQLEEVKKDMDMLDDLCKKNHEFSLFLKNPIITENKKEKVMDKIFKGKVSDLTLRFFELLSRKDREEFLIMIPEQFNNRYNELKGIVEVSVVSAVDIDESMMKEFVSLSKKYTDKTPNISTSIDPSLIGGFILTIGDKRLDQSVKGKLNRIKQAITK; translated from the coding sequence ATGTCAGAAATTCGGGTTGCATCAATATATGCAAAGTCACTACTTGAGTTGGCAAAAGAAAAAGGCCAGCTTGAAGAGGTGAAGAAAGACATGGATATGCTCGATGATTTATGCAAAAAGAATCATGAGTTTTCTTTGTTCCTGAAGAATCCGATTATTACAGAAAATAAAAAAGAGAAGGTAATGGATAAGATCTTCAAAGGAAAGGTTTCAGACCTGACTTTGAGGTTTTTCGAATTATTGTCCAGAAAGGACAGAGAAGAATTTCTTATCATGATACCTGAACAATTCAACAACCGATACAACGAACTAAAAGGAATTGTTGAAGTTTCTGTAGTTTCTGCTGTCGATATTGATGAATCAATGATGAAAGAGTTTGTATCATTAAGTAAGAAATATACTGATAAGACTCCTAACATATCGACTAGCATTGATCCGTCATTAATTGGTGGTTTTATCCTTACCATCGGTGACAAAAGACTGGATCAATCAGTTAAGGGTAAATTAAATAGAATTAAACAAGCAATTACGAAATAA
- a CDS encoding AtpZ/AtpI family protein → MKPQETNKTEQSQESKKPRPQDNSYLKYSQLAIQMVVIIGLLTAAGYWADKKLEFETPWLTLAGAMLGTVGVLYQLYTQIKNN, encoded by the coding sequence GTGAAACCACAGGAAACAAACAAAACGGAGCAGTCTCAGGAAAGCAAAAAGCCCCGACCGCAGGATAATTCATATTTAAAGTACAGCCAATTAGCTATCCAAATGGTAGTTATTATTGGCTTGTTAACCGCGGCTGGTTACTGGGCAGATAAAAAACTTGAGTTTGAAACACCGTGGCTGACCCTGGCTGGAGCAATGTTAGGGACAGTAGGAGTATTATATCAACTATATACCCAGATTAAAAATAATTAA
- the atpB gene encoding F0F1 ATP synthase subunit A: MQRKKSLLLILKSIALSIVISMMFISPLKMAASEQASEEGESFNPGTMIMHHIQDDYIWHFWDGHYGTLYLPVILYSDDRGLEVFSSSNFYNEDHELVTYNGYEIDHGSIHRVDSEVKVWDFSITKNVAFLFITMALMLVVFISIARSYKKRPGKSPKGLQSLFEPIIIFVRDDIVKMAIGEKKYERYLPYMLTLFFFIWFGNLLGLLPGAANLTGNIAVTVTLAFGTFLLTNFSGNKHYWGHIFNTPGVPWWLKFPLPIMPVVEFIGIFTKPISLLIRLFVAITAGHIVILSIIGLTFIFQSAAVGIGATILTIFINLIELLVATIQAYVFTLFSSMYIGMAVEEHGDH, from the coding sequence ATGCAACGTAAAAAAAGCCTCCTTTTGATCCTGAAATCGATAGCATTATCGATCGTTATTTCAATGATGTTCATCTCGCCACTTAAAATGGCTGCTTCGGAGCAGGCGTCAGAAGAGGGAGAGAGTTTTAATCCGGGAACTATGATCATGCATCATATCCAGGATGATTACATCTGGCATTTTTGGGATGGTCATTATGGTACACTTTATTTACCTGTAATCCTTTATTCAGACGACAGAGGATTAGAGGTTTTCTCATCATCAAACTTTTACAATGAAGATCACGAATTGGTGACTTATAATGGTTATGAGATAGACCATGGTAGTATTCACAGAGTTGATAGTGAAGTAAAAGTCTGGGATTTTTCAATTACAAAAAATGTTGCTTTCTTATTTATTACTATGGCATTAATGCTGGTAGTATTTATAAGTATAGCCCGAAGTTATAAGAAAAGACCTGGAAAATCACCTAAGGGTCTTCAGTCTTTATTTGAGCCAATAATTATATTCGTTAGAGATGATATAGTAAAAATGGCAATTGGTGAAAAGAAGTATGAAAGGTATCTTCCTTACATGCTGACATTATTTTTCTTTATCTGGTTTGGTAATCTTTTAGGACTTTTACCAGGAGCAGCAAACCTTACAGGTAACATAGCAGTAACAGTTACACTGGCATTTGGCACTTTCTTATTAACCAACTTTAGTGGAAACAAACATTATTGGGGTCATATATTTAATACTCCTGGTGTTCCATGGTGGTTGAAATTTCCACTACCAATAATGCCGGTAGTAGAATTTATCGGAATTTTCACAAAACCAATATCGCTTTTAATACGTTTGTTCGTGGCAATCACTGCAGGACACATTGTTATTTTGAGTATCATTGGTCTGACATTTATATTTCAAAGTGCTGCAGTTGGAATTGGAGCGACGATCCTTACAATCTTTATTAATTTGATTGAGCTTTTAGTTGCAACTATCCAGGCATACGTGTTTACATTGTTTTCATCGATGTATATAGGTATGGCAGTTGAGGAGCACGGAGATCATTAA
- a CDS encoding bactofilin family protein yields the protein MLRKDEKSSDKATTAHNIIGKGTTLRGDLETYGNLGIEGKVVGNIKTKSKIAVGQSSLVDGNITAQNAEVAGEVKGTIEVNEVLILKPSAVIHGDIITNKLVVESGAKFNGGCKMGVSMGEIKIGETTGNKQNGAVSGKQKAPTAG from the coding sequence ATGTTAAGAAAAGACGAAAAGAGTTCTGATAAGGCAACCACAGCCCATAACATCATTGGTAAGGGAACTACTTTAAGGGGAGACCTTGAAACCTATGGCAATCTTGGTATAGAAGGAAAGGTTGTCGGCAATATCAAGACAAAATCTAAAATTGCTGTTGGTCAATCATCCTTGGTTGATGGTAATATTACTGCTCAGAACGCAGAAGTTGCCGGAGAAGTCAAAGGAACGATAGAAGTAAACGAGGTATTGATTCTTAAGCCTTCGGCAGTTATTCATGGTGATATCATAACCAATAAGCTGGTTGTCGAATCAGGCGCCAAATTCAACGGAGGTTGTAAAATGGGCGTATCAATGGGAGAAATAAAGATAGGTGAAACCACAGGAAACAAACAAAACGGAGCAGTCTCAGGAAAGCAAAAAGCCCCGACCGCAGGATAA
- a CDS encoding alkane 1-monooxygenase, whose protein sequence is MKFLKYFLVLILPILVVISYYQLGLSTYLPVIFAFIVIPLLELLFKPDPENITETEEELRKKDVRYDIMVYSMVPIQYAVLILFLINFTMLDLKVYEQIGMILGMGMMCGVVGINVAHELGHRKKTHEKMMSKMLLLTSLYMHFYIEHNRGHHKNVSTPEDPASAHYGESVYEFYFRSIINSYRSAWEIANKQLEKKGLSVVSLKNEMLQYQLLQIAFLVMIFLVFGIKGLLGFVGAAIVGILLLETVNYIEHYGLQRRQISNGRYERVLPMHSWNSDHVVGRLMLFELSRHSDHHYIASRPYQILKHHDNSPQMPTGYPGMMILSLIPPLWFNIMNKKVREIQNFASST, encoded by the coding sequence ATGAAGTTTTTAAAATACTTTCTTGTATTAATTTTACCCATTTTGGTCGTTATAAGCTATTACCAACTGGGTCTTTCAACCTATTTACCGGTAATTTTTGCTTTTATAGTGATACCATTACTTGAATTGCTATTCAAACCAGATCCTGAGAATATTACAGAAACAGAAGAAGAACTTCGGAAAAAGGATGTCAGGTATGATATTATGGTCTATAGTATGGTGCCCATTCAATATGCAGTGTTGATTCTGTTTTTAATCAATTTTACCATGCTTGATCTGAAAGTTTACGAGCAAATAGGTATGATTTTAGGAATGGGAATGATGTGTGGAGTAGTCGGTATAAACGTGGCTCATGAATTGGGTCACAGAAAGAAGACACATGAAAAAATGATGTCCAAAATGTTGCTCTTAACATCATTATATATGCATTTTTATATAGAGCACAACAGAGGGCATCATAAAAATGTATCTACGCCTGAAGACCCGGCCAGTGCTCATTATGGAGAGAGTGTTTACGAATTTTATTTTAGATCTATAATAAATTCTTATAGATCGGCGTGGGAAATTGCAAATAAACAATTAGAGAAAAAGGGTCTTTCTGTGGTATCTCTCAAAAATGAAATGTTGCAATATCAGCTTTTACAAATCGCATTTCTTGTAATGATTTTTCTTGTTTTTGGAATTAAAGGGCTTCTTGGTTTTGTGGGTGCCGCCATAGTAGGTATTTTACTTCTTGAAACTGTAAACTATATAGAACACTACGGACTACAAAGAAGGCAAATTTCAAATGGGCGATATGAAAGAGTTTTACCCATGCATAGCTGGAATTCTGATCATGTAGTTGGTAGATTAATGCTTTTTGAATTAAGCAGGCATTCGGATCATCATTACATTGCTTCCAGACCTTACCAGATATTAAAACATCATGATAATTCTCCTCAAATGCCTACCGGATATCCTGGAATGATGATTCTTTCATTGATTCCTCCGCTCTGGTTTAATATTATGAATAAAAAAGTCAGGGAGATTCAAAATTTTGCTAGTTCAACTTAA
- a CDS encoding peptidylprolyl isomerase, protein MSKHLPLLLLLAILISCDSKDIQYSDNGFSWSDPEVNELYLASQNRNSEIVEESLSSENGFLILEALKIAGSFPSEKFTDEIKNLLRAEDQEIRKKAAFAAGQNGSPDLLEPLKDQLSEEQIPSVIKELLVSIGKIDGEQSIVFLSGFNPDSDAEIEGQTIGLFHCLLNNNITNSAVRQMTENVGNKNLSNEARRYAAGYLGRLPVGFDLNRYAGKLREAYTISNDEEEKQHLLIAFSRCNRDVKILEMLKGISENENEDFRYRVLALQSLQFFPYIEARESVYKAALSDIPKVAKEAANYFINLGNANDAVQYLSLGAKQKYLPASAMLLQAACKYGSKPVIEKVLPYVQDQFKKTSDPYDKAALMPIFMYSNEGIEELSLYAKEGNHPVIRTTALNTLTKNLLEDYKEDPDKVEQYADGLTNLLFASDTVVVRQTAGLFMSNDLSLQKYLDEKTISRIDTIEELSSLSKFLKTGSKPGNSRLRYNPSDYDVGILENYSDTINAEIITNEGVIEIELYPDIAPITVINFLKLSEDGYFSNNNYHRVENNFVIQDGCPRGDGYGHPPFRIISEFSPNSFEKGMLAMASSGRDTESSQWFITHRFSPHLDGAYTIFGSVSGALDEVYKVQTGTEILDIVITQGK, encoded by the coding sequence ATGTCAAAACATCTGCCTTTATTGCTTTTATTAGCAATTTTAATTTCATGCGATTCAAAAGATATACAGTATTCTGACAATGGATTTTCATGGTCTGACCCGGAGGTAAACGAGTTGTATTTAGCTTCTCAAAACAGGAATTCTGAAATAGTAGAAGAAAGTTTATCAAGTGAAAATGGTTTTCTGATCCTGGAGGCATTAAAGATCGCCGGTAGTTTTCCATCAGAGAAATTTACTGACGAAATAAAGAATTTACTTAGAGCTGAGGATCAGGAAATAAGAAAGAAAGCTGCATTTGCTGCAGGGCAGAATGGTTCTCCTGATTTACTCGAGCCTCTAAAAGATCAACTTTCAGAAGAACAAATTCCATCAGTTATTAAAGAGCTCTTAGTTTCTATAGGTAAGATTGATGGAGAACAATCTATAGTGTTTCTGTCGGGTTTTAATCCGGATTCGGATGCTGAAATTGAAGGGCAGACCATTGGGCTTTTTCATTGCTTATTAAACAATAATATTACCAATAGTGCTGTTAGGCAAATGACTGAAAATGTTGGTAATAAAAACCTTAGTAATGAGGCAAGAAGATATGCAGCAGGATATTTGGGTAGACTACCTGTAGGATTTGATCTGAACAGATACGCTGGTAAATTAAGAGAAGCATATACTATTTCAAATGATGAAGAAGAAAAACAGCATCTATTAATAGCATTCAGTCGATGTAACAGGGACGTTAAAATTCTAGAAATGCTTAAAGGAATATCGGAGAATGAAAATGAAGATTTCAGGTATCGGGTTCTGGCATTACAGTCTTTACAATTTTTCCCTTACATAGAGGCCCGGGAATCAGTTTATAAAGCAGCGCTTTCTGATATTCCTAAGGTAGCTAAAGAGGCGGCAAATTATTTTATCAATTTGGGTAATGCTAATGACGCAGTGCAATATTTAAGTCTTGGTGCTAAACAGAAATATCTACCTGCCTCGGCCATGTTACTTCAGGCTGCATGTAAATACGGGTCCAAACCTGTTATCGAAAAAGTTCTTCCGTATGTTCAGGATCAATTTAAAAAGACGAGTGATCCTTATGATAAGGCAGCATTGATGCCAATTTTCATGTATTCTAATGAGGGGATAGAGGAATTATCCCTGTATGCTAAAGAAGGTAATCATCCTGTAATTCGCACTACTGCTTTAAATACTTTAACCAAAAATCTGCTGGAAGATTACAAAGAGGATCCTGATAAAGTGGAACAATACGCAGATGGTTTAACAAATCTTTTATTTGCAAGTGACACGGTAGTAGTCAGGCAAACAGCAGGATTATTTATGAGTAATGATCTGAGCTTACAGAAATATCTTGATGAAAAGACTATTTCCAGAATAGATACAATTGAAGAGCTTAGTTCATTAAGTAAGTTTTTGAAAACAGGCTCCAAACCAGGTAATAGCAGGCTTAGATATAATCCTTCTGATTATGATGTTGGTATATTAGAAAATTATTCTGATACAATAAATGCTGAAATCATTACTAATGAAGGGGTTATCGAAATTGAATTGTATCCGGACATTGCCCCGATAACAGTGATTAATTTTCTTAAATTATCAGAGGATGGATATTTCTCAAATAATAACTATCACAGGGTTGAAAATAATTTTGTAATCCAGGATGGATGTCCACGTGGTGATGGGTATGGCCATCCACCTTTCCGGATTATTTCAGAGTTTAGCCCGAATTCATTTGAAAAAGGGATGTTGGCAATGGCTAGCTCCGGAAGAGACACTGAAAGTAGTCAATGGTTTATCACTCATCGATTTTCTCCACATTTAGATGGAGCTTATACTATTTTTGGATCTGTTAGTGGGGCTTTGGATGAAGTATATAAAGTCCAGACAGGCACGGAAATTTTAGACATAGTAATAACCCAAGGTAAATGA
- a CDS encoding F0F1 ATP synthase subunit B yields the protein MDLLLPGVGLIFWQALGFIILLILLGKFAWSPILNALKIRENSIDEALEAAEKAKEDMAKLKAENDKLLDEARLERDKILKDAKDASTKMIEEAKEDASKTAEKMIADAKASIESEKKAALKEVKNQVAELSLEIAEKVIKNQLSDDSKQKALVDEYVKDINLN from the coding sequence ATGGATTTATTATTACCGGGCGTCGGACTGATATTCTGGCAGGCATTAGGCTTCATTATCCTTTTAATATTATTAGGGAAATTTGCATGGAGTCCTATTTTAAATGCGCTAAAAATAAGAGAAAACTCAATCGATGAGGCATTAGAAGCTGCTGAGAAAGCCAAAGAAGATATGGCTAAACTCAAAGCTGAAAATGATAAATTATTGGATGAGGCTCGTCTTGAAAGAGATAAGATCCTTAAAGATGCTAAAGATGCTTCTACTAAGATGATTGAAGAAGCTAAAGAAGATGCATCAAAGACAGCTGAGAAAATGATAGCAGACGCAAAAGCTTCGATCGAATCAGAGAAGAAAGCTGCATTGAAAGAAGTTAAAAATCAAGTTGCAGAGCTTTCTTTAGAGATCGCAGAAAAGGTTATCAAAAACCAGCTTTCTGATGATAGCAAACAGAAAGCACTAGTTGACGAGTACGTAAAGGATATCAATCTTAATTAA
- a CDS encoding alpha/beta hydrolase encodes MKKIIKLILWMISAAAILYVIALCFIYFKQEEFLFRPEVLTEDYIYQFEGEFEEVEIPVDTNISLNGLLFKAENPEGLIIFYHGNAGALDKWGGYASFYLQNNYNFFVYDYRGYGKSDGEIEKTGHLLNDALIIYDSISNIMNEKNPVIAGYSLGSGIAAYVASKKAANSLLLFAPYYSLRKTAIDAMPYFPGNILRYNIETANYLRNVECPVYVFHGLEDELIFPEQSEQLTDIPGTRVQRLTYENVSHNVFGHPRVNSDLENILDDIN; translated from the coding sequence ATGAAGAAAATAATAAAACTCATCTTGTGGATGATATCAGCAGCAGCTATATTATATGTAATTGCTTTATGCTTCATATATTTTAAGCAGGAAGAGTTTTTATTCAGGCCTGAGGTTTTAACTGAAGATTATATTTATCAATTCGAAGGAGAATTTGAGGAAGTTGAAATTCCTGTAGATACAAATATAAGTTTAAATGGTCTTTTGTTTAAAGCAGAAAATCCGGAAGGTTTGATAATATTTTACCATGGGAATGCCGGTGCACTAGACAAATGGGGAGGGTATGCATCTTTTTATCTCCAGAATAATTATAATTTTTTTGTTTACGATTATAGAGGTTATGGAAAGAGTGATGGTGAAATCGAGAAAACAGGACACTTACTTAATGATGCATTAATTATATATGATTCCATATCAAATATAATGAACGAAAAGAATCCGGTCATAGCAGGCTATTCATTAGGATCCGGTATAGCTGCTTATGTGGCTTCCAAAAAGGCAGCCAATTCTTTATTATTATTTGCTCCTTATTATTCCTTACGGAAAACGGCCATTGATGCAATGCCCTATTTTCCGGGCAATATCTTGAGATATAATATTGAAACAGCAAATTATCTCAGAAATGTAGAATGTCCGGTATATGTATTTCATGGTCTTGAAGATGAATTGATCTTCCCTGAACAATCAGAGCAATTAACTGATATTCCCGGAACGAGAGTACAGAGGTTAACCTATGAAAATGTATCTCACAATGTATTTGGCCATCCCCGAGTGAATAGCGATTTAGAAAATATACTTGACGATATAAACTAG